Proteins from a genomic interval of Trifolium pratense cultivar HEN17-A07 linkage group LG6, ARS_RC_1.1, whole genome shotgun sequence:
- the LOC123891363 gene encoding uncharacterized protein LOC123891363 isoform X1, translating into MLNIGCVKHLYGNWMKKYPGDELKEALWAAAKSTTMPEFTRAMNNLKKLNEAAWKDMNDLPPSMWTRAAFSTHTCCDLQVNMCEAFNSAILEYRDKPIISLVEGLKFYMTNRIVKLRDYMLRYEGDICPMIQKRLEKFKKDADSWSPNWCGDSEYSMFSASNGTDTYVVNLKERNCSCRKWDLSGIPCCHGIACIWFNNQNPNDYVSHWYKKTTFLDTYNNIIRPSNGPKGWPNVDATPISPPYVRRAPGRPKKLRRKANDEPRGSKKRNQNTVTCTRCKTLGHNKRSCKGKTTADRMIPKGGNKSNCNMNQPGPSATCKESATTSKGTATTGTKGPAATRKRTATIGTKRKNDNTTPNVITPSATTRPSGPRKSAKIATNATGTQQSVNKP; encoded by the exons ATGTTGAACATAGGCTGTGTGAAACACTTGTATGGTAATTGGATGAAGAAATATCCAGGAGATGAATTGAAGGAAGCACTTTGGGCTGCAGCCAAATCCACTACTATGCCAGAGTTTACTAGAGCTatgaataatttgaaaaaactcAATGAGGCTGCATGGAAAGATATGAATGATTTACCACCTAGTATGTGGACTAGGGCAGCATTTAGTACACACACATGTTGTGACCTGCAAGTCAACATGTGTGAGGCTTTTAATAGTGCAATTTTAGAGTATAGGGATAAACCCATAATTTCATTGGTGGAGGGTTTGAAATTTTACATGACTAATAggattgtgaaacttagggatTACATGCTTAGGTATGAGGGTGATATATGTCCTATGATTCAGAAGAGGTTAGAGAAGTTTAAAAAAGATGCTGATTCTTGGTCCCCAAACTGGTGCGGAGACAGTGAATATTCCATGTTTTCTGCTTCTAATGGAACTGATACTTATGTAGTTAACCTTAAAGAAAGGAATTGTTCATGTAGAAAATGGGACCTATCTGGTATACCTTGTTGTCATGGGATtgcatgtatttggtttaacaATCAAAACCCAAATGATTATGTATCTCATTGGTACAA GAAAACAACATTCCTTGATACTTATAACAATATCATCCGTCCTTCTAATGGACCTAAAGGATGGCCAAATGTGGATGCTACACCAATTTCTCCTCCATATGTTAGAAGAGCACCGGGAAGACCGAAAAAGCTTAGAAGGAAAGCAAATGATGAGCCTAGGGGTTCTAAAAAGAGGAATCAGAACACTGTTACATGCACCAGATGTAAAACTTTAGGCCATAATAAAAGGTCTTGCAAGGGAAAGACAACTGCTGATAGGATGATTCCAAAGGGTGGAAACAAG AGTAACTGTAACATGAATCAACCTGGACCAAGTGCAACTTGTAAAGAGTCTGCAACAACAAGTAAAGGGACTGCAACAACTGGTACTAAAGGGCCTGCAGCAACAAGAAAAAGGACTGCAACAATTGGTACTAAAAGGAAGAATGACAATACAACTCCTAATGTGATTACACCAAGTGCAACAACTAGACCAAGTGGACCAAGAAAGAGTGCTAAGATTGCTACTAATGCTACTGGGACTCAACAATCTGTCAACAAGCCTTAG
- the LOC123892076 gene encoding uncharacterized protein LOC123892076: protein MQSRKNVWLKKNESTRLVVKCMSGCSFHMRFSKAASKNYFKLVVHKAVHTCHRINKNRQCKTKWLAKKLIHVLKHAPDMKLKALQEDCKNKWGVMLSKFQVYRAKVKALEMIQGAISEQYKHLRNYAEELCTSNPGSTVIIKTTLGVDGPVFERMYVCFYACKRAFVTSCRPLIGLDGCFLKGTYGGQLLTAVGKDGNNQMMPIAFAVVEAETKDSWSWFIELLLEDLNCLQYKKWSFISDQQKV from the coding sequence ATGCAAAGTAGGAAAAATGTATGGCTTAAGAAGAATGAGAGCACAAGACTTGTGGTTAAGTGTATGTCAGGTTGCTCATTCCATATGAGGTTTAGTAAGGCTGCATCAAAGAACTACTTTAAACTTGTTGTACATAAGGCTGTTCATACTTGTCATAGGATTAATAAAAATAGACAGTGTAAAACAAAATGGTTGGCCAAGAAGTTGATCCATGTTTTGAAGCATGCACCCGATATGAAATTGAAGGCTTTACAAGAGGATTGCAAAAATAAGTGGGGTGTCATGTTAAGCAAATTTCAAGTTTATAGAGCAAAGGTCAAGGCATTAGAGATGATACAAGGTGCTATTTCAGAACAATATAAACATCTTAGGAATTATGCAGAGGAATTATGTACAAGTAATCCTGGTAGTACAGTGATAATCAAGACTACACTTGGAGTTGATGGACCTGTTTTTGAAAGGATGTATGTTTGCTTCTATGCTTGCAAAAGAGCATTTGTTACAAGTTGCAGACCTCTAATAGGACTTGATGGTTGCTTCCTTAAAGGAACATATGGAGGTCAATTGTTGACAGCTGTTGGAAAAGATGGTAATAATCAAATGATGCCAATTGCATTTGCTGTCGTAGAAGCTGAAACAAAAGATTCTTGGTCTTGGTTCATTGAACTCTTACTGGAAGATTTAAATTGTTTGCAATATAAGAAATGGTCTTTCATATCTGACCAACAAAAGGtatga
- the LOC123891361 gene encoding serpin-ZX-like has product MDLRKLIACQTDVALSITKHLFSKQEYHDNNLIFSPFSLHAVLSVMAAGSEGSTLDELISFLRFDSIDHLNTFFSQLLSDMLSNIDATRLSFVNGMWADKSVSLSHSFKQLVTTHYKVSCASVNFRTKGDKVRHEVNSWVEEETNGLITKLIPPKAVGKLTRLIFANALHFKGEWKHKFDPAGYNKFHLLNGKIVYVIFMRSKKKKRFISTFDGFKVLRLSYKQGIDKKRRFSMYIFLPDAEDGLPALIEKLASESGYLKDKLPRRKVRVSNFKIPKFKISFTLEASNVLQEVGVISPFSQEARFTNMVESPSGEEHVESMFHKASIEVNEEGTEATTANSTVLIKKGKRFTHRSSGIDFVADHPFLFMIREDFTGTILFIGKVLDPRDGVATPVRRSNFKDDVSDDDEYLNKLPSLRNMSKQDMNSEKFIMQFRKRLRYYFGSSLDGGEWSGYGDRSAS; this is encoded by the exons ATGGACCTCCGAAAATTAATCGCGTGCCAAACAGACGTTGCCCTCAGCATCACAAAGCATTTATTCTCAAAACAAGAATATCATGACAACAACCTCATATTTTCACCCTTCTCTCTCCACGCTGTTCTTAGCGTCATGGCTGCAGGTTCAGAAGGCTCCACACTCGATGAGCTTATTTCCTTCCTCCGATTTGACTCCATCGACCATCTCAACACTTTCTTCTCTCAGCTCCTCTCCGATATGCTCTCCAACATTGATGCCACCCGCCTGTCTTTTGTCAATGGAATGTGGGCTGATAAATCAGTTTCCCTTTCTCATTCTTTTAAACAACTTGTCACCACACATTACAAGGTGTCTTGTGCTTCAGTTAATTTTCGGACCAAG GGTGATAAAGTGCGCCATGAAGTCAATTCATGGGTTGAAGAAGAGACGAATGGCCTTATCACAAAACTTATTCCTCCCAAGGCTGTAGGCAAGTTAACCAGACTTATCTTTGCAAACGCACTGCACTTCAAAGGTGAGTGGAAACACAAGTTTGATCCAGCAGGCTATAATAAGTTTCACCTCCTCAATGGCAAGATAGTCTATGTTATCTTCATGAGAAGCAAGAAGAAGAAGCGGTTTATTAGCACTTTTGATGGTTTCAAAGTCCTACGCCTTTCTTATAAACAAGGTATAGATAAGAAGCGTCGGTTCTCCATGTACATTTTTCTTCCAGACGCAGAAGATGGACTGCCAGCTTTAATTGAAAAGTTGGCTTCAGAATCTGGTTATTTGAAAGACAAGCTTCCTCGGCGAAAAGTACGAGTATCTAATTTCAAGATTCCAAAATTCAAGATTTCTTTTACACTTGAAGCTTCTAATGTGCTACAGGAGGTGGGAGTGATTTCGCCTTTCTCCCAGGAAGCAAGATTTACAAATATGGTGGAGTCTCCCTCAGGTGAAGAACATGTTGAAAGCATGTTTCACAAAGCTTCCATCGAGGTAAATGAAGAAGGCACTGAAGCTACAACGGCCAATTCAACGGTCCTCATAAAGAAAGGAAAGCGTTTTACTCATCGTTCTTCTGGTATAGACTTTGTAGCTGACCACCCTTTCCTCTTCATGATCAGAGAAGATTTTACCGGAACAATCTTGTTTATTGGGAAGGTGCTAGATCCTCGTGATGGAGTAGCCACGCCGGTGAGGCGTAGCAATTTCAAAGATGATGTTAGTGACGATGATGAGTACCTGAACAAGCTTCCATCACTGAGGAATATGTCAAAGCAAGATATGAATTCGGAGAAATTCATTATGCAATTCAGAAAGCGGTTGAGATATTATTTTGGCTCAAGTTTGGATGGGGGGGAATGGTCAGGGTATGGTGATAGATCAGCGAGTTAA
- the LOC123891363 gene encoding uncharacterized protein LOC123891363 isoform X2: MLNIGCVKHLYGNWMKKYPGDELKEALWAAAKSTTMPEFTRAMNNLKKLNEAAWKDMNDLPPSMWTRAAFSTHTCCDLQVNMCEAFNSAILEYRDKPIISLVEGLKFYMTNRIVKLRDYMLRYEGDICPMIQKRLEKFKKDADSWSPNWCGDSEYSMFSASNGTDTYVVNLKERNCSCRKWDLSGIPCCHGIACIWFNNQNPNDYVSHWKTTFLDTYNNIIRPSNGPKGWPNVDATPISPPYVRRAPGRPKKLRRKANDEPRGSKKRNQNTVTCTRCKTLGHNKRSCKGKTTADRMIPKGGNKSNCNMNQPGPSATCKESATTSKGTATTGTKGPAATRKRTATIGTKRKNDNTTPNVITPSATTRPSGPRKSAKIATNATGTQQSVNKP, encoded by the exons ATGTTGAACATAGGCTGTGTGAAACACTTGTATGGTAATTGGATGAAGAAATATCCAGGAGATGAATTGAAGGAAGCACTTTGGGCTGCAGCCAAATCCACTACTATGCCAGAGTTTACTAGAGCTatgaataatttgaaaaaactcAATGAGGCTGCATGGAAAGATATGAATGATTTACCACCTAGTATGTGGACTAGGGCAGCATTTAGTACACACACATGTTGTGACCTGCAAGTCAACATGTGTGAGGCTTTTAATAGTGCAATTTTAGAGTATAGGGATAAACCCATAATTTCATTGGTGGAGGGTTTGAAATTTTACATGACTAATAggattgtgaaacttagggatTACATGCTTAGGTATGAGGGTGATATATGTCCTATGATTCAGAAGAGGTTAGAGAAGTTTAAAAAAGATGCTGATTCTTGGTCCCCAAACTGGTGCGGAGACAGTGAATATTCCATGTTTTCTGCTTCTAATGGAACTGATACTTATGTAGTTAACCTTAAAGAAAGGAATTGTTCATGTAGAAAATGGGACCTATCTGGTATACCTTGTTGTCATGGGATtgcatgtatttggtttaacaATCAAAACCCAAATGATTATGTATCTCATTG GAAAACAACATTCCTTGATACTTATAACAATATCATCCGTCCTTCTAATGGACCTAAAGGATGGCCAAATGTGGATGCTACACCAATTTCTCCTCCATATGTTAGAAGAGCACCGGGAAGACCGAAAAAGCTTAGAAGGAAAGCAAATGATGAGCCTAGGGGTTCTAAAAAGAGGAATCAGAACACTGTTACATGCACCAGATGTAAAACTTTAGGCCATAATAAAAGGTCTTGCAAGGGAAAGACAACTGCTGATAGGATGATTCCAAAGGGTGGAAACAAG AGTAACTGTAACATGAATCAACCTGGACCAAGTGCAACTTGTAAAGAGTCTGCAACAACAAGTAAAGGGACTGCAACAACTGGTACTAAAGGGCCTGCAGCAACAAGAAAAAGGACTGCAACAATTGGTACTAAAAGGAAGAATGACAATACAACTCCTAATGTGATTACACCAAGTGCAACAACTAGACCAAGTGGACCAAGAAAGAGTGCTAAGATTGCTACTAATGCTACTGGGACTCAACAATCTGTCAACAAGCCTTAG
- the LOC123891364 gene encoding uncharacterized protein LOC123891364, protein MSCPYSITYGDGSTTAGSFVNDSLTFNQVNGNLHNNAAENSSVVFGCGAKQSGTLGSSSDEALDGIIGFGQSNSSVLSQLAASGKICVLYFTSSSSDGDEVGSYITAPNNLQIKTNEKQKHIFGINDILLLWKITAFFDNGVECREALDGIIDRCSALQNIRQAVLEYRKVFNQQHVEPRVRRVALNRGAEYLERYFRLIAFAAYLGSEAFDGFCGEGESKVSFKNWLHQRPEVQAMKWSIRLRPGRFFTVPEELRAPQESQHGDAVMEAFVKGRSGSVLGKGSILKMCSMNPRH, encoded by the exons ATGTCCTGCCCTTACAGCATAACTTATGGAGATGGAAGTACAACCGCTGGATCCTTTGTGAATGATTCTCTTACATTCAACCAAGTAAATGGTAATCTCCATAATAATGCAGCAGAAAATAGCAGTGTGGTTTTTGG GTGCGGCGCTAAACAATCTGGGACATTGGGTTCATCTTCCGATGAAGCCCTTGATGGAATCATTGGTTTTGGACAATCAAATTCTTCTGTGCTTTCACAGCTTGCTGCATCTGGAAAG ATTTGTGTACTGTATTTTACATCCAGTTCCTCAGATGGAGATGAAGTTGGGAGTTATATCACTGCCCCCAATAATTTGCAAATAAAGACAAATGAGAAACAAAAGCACATTTTTGGTATAAACGACATCCTTTTGTTATGGAAGATAACAGCATTTTTTGATAATGGGGTGGAGTGTCGGGAGGCTTTAGATGGTATTATTGATAGATGTTCTGCACTTCAAAACATTCGCCAAGCTGTTCTAGAATATAGAAAAGTATTCAATCAGCAACATGTTGAGCCAAGGGTAAGGAGGGTGGCATTAAATCGTGGTGCTGAGTACTTGGAACGGTATTTCCGTCTTATTGCTTTTGCAGCATATCTTGGAAGTGAAGCGTTCGATGGGTTTTGTGGAGAAGGAGAATCCAAAGTGTCATTTAAGAATTGGTTGCATCAGAGACCGGAGGTGCAGGCTATGAAATGGAGCATAAGACTGAGACCGGGGCGATTTTTCACTGTCCCT GAAGAGTTGAGAGCACCGCAAGAGTCTCAACATGGAGATGCAGTGATGGAAGCATTTGTTAAGGGCCGGAGTGGTTCAGTTCTGGGAAAAGGCTCCATACTAAAAAT GTGTT
- the LOC123891358 gene encoding uncharacterized protein LOC123891358, with protein sequence MKGKSRRSGGTVQLDYLIHIQELKPWPPSQSLKSIRSVLIQWENGERSSGSTKPVSPSTGEGKMEFNESFRLSVTLVKDMSVKSSDAEVFQKNTLEFNLYEPRRDKIAKGQLLGTAIVDLADCGIIRETLSISVPLNCKRNYRNTDQPLLFVKIEPVEKNRSKSTLKDSLLKENSSSGDSVSALMNGEYAEEAEIASITDDDVSSHSSVAAVINSPESSAYMPPDREENGTAQKNGRKDNEHHLVSETSVDKLNMRQQDMHVKPERSPINGHNSMENTPSHGLETTQKQVVSPSADYSPISLEEKSMSSSRSSDQENLDQKIHEKAANDINAITNVQTNNNEGSYSSNTASLDSNGFMSKNPGSVNCDGLEIEDKLNEQCEESGKYCVKEGGSDEYYYNSVEDKLGKSERSKYVKSVRSSGDLARSGSLGSNYHAEVKENGINGDAQNNGGNIRSSERKDSKIYPKDVRNSISGGKIEQLENKIKMLEGELREAASIEAALYSVAAEHGSSMSKVHAPARRLSRLYLHACKENIPARRSGAAKSAVSGLVLVAKACGNDVPRLTFWLSNSIVLRTIISQTRKDGAPSNPSGTGARRKSGEGNGKIVQPLVWKGFSPKKTENIAVEYGGFVNWDDSNVFTSALEKVETWIFSRIVESIWWQSLTPHMQLVDAKITHKDVGSASSKSFTKTLSSSSSHDQEMGDLSLDIWKKAFREACERICPVRAGGHECGCLSVLPTLIMEQCIARLDVAMFNAILRESVDDIPSDPISDPISDPKVLPIPPGKSSFGTGAQLKTAVGNWSRWLTDLFDMDDDDSLKDKDNDDIDNNDGIASFKAFHFLNALSDLLMLPKDMLLSASIRNEVCPMFGASIIKKIIENFVPDEFCPDPIPTDVFEALDSQDDVEESVNNFPCIAAPIVYSPPQATTIAKIVGEIEIESQHSQLRRSRSSVVRKSHTSDDELEELNSPLSSILFSNSSQPVSTKPNLKWKESRNESATRYALLRNVWMNSE encoded by the exons ATGAAAGGAAAAAGTCGGAGAAGTGGCGGCACGGTTCAATTGGATTACTTGATTCACATACAGGAGCTTAAGCCTTGGCCTCCGTCGCAATCTCTCAAATCCATTCGATCTGTATTGATACAATGGGAGAATGGCGAACGCTCTTCTGGGTCAACTAAACCTGTTTCCCCTTCAACTGGTGAAGGAAAAATGGAGTTTAATGAGTCATTTAGGCTTTCTGTGACATTGGTTAAGGACATGTCTGTTAAAAGTTCCGATGCTGAAGTTTTCCAAAAGAATACTTTGGAGTTTAACTTGTATGAGCCTAGAAGAGATAAGATTGCTAAGGGTCAGTTGCTTGGGACGGCCATTGTAGACTTGGCGGATTGTGGCATAATTAGAGAGACTTTAAGTATTAGTGTTCCATTGAATTGCAAGAGGAACTACAGAAACACGGATCAGCCACTTTTATTCGTTAAAATCGAGCCTGTTGAAAAGAATCGCAGTAAGTCCACGTTGAAGGACAGTTTGTTGAAGGAGAATTCCAGCAGCGGTGATTCTGTATCGGCATTGATGAACGGTGAATATGCTGAGGAAGCTGAAATTGCCTCTATTACTGATGATGATGTTTCCTCTCATTCATCTGTGGCTGCAGTTATAAATTCACCCGAATCGAGTGCGTACATGCCTCCTGATCGTGAAGAG AATGGAACAGCTCAAAAAAATGGTAGAAAGGACAATGAACACCACTTGGTTTCAGAAACAAGTGTTGATAaattgaatatgaggcaacagGATATGCATGTGAAACCCGAGAGGAGTCCAATAAATGGTCATAATTCTATGGAAAATACTCCCAGTCATGGTTTAGAGACAACCCAAAAGCAAGTTGTTTCTCCTAGTGCCGATTACTCTCCCATATCCTTGGAGGAAAAGTCTATGAGCAGCTCCAGAAGCAGTGATCAAGAAAATTTAGATCAGAAGATTCATGAAAAAGCTGCTAATGATATAAACGCAATAACAAATGTTCAAACAAACAATAACGAAGGTTCTTATTCAAGCAACACTGCTTCTCTAGATAGTAATGGCTTCATGAGCAAGAATCCAGGCTCAGTAAACTGTGATGGTTTGGAAATCGAGGACAAATTAAATGAGCAATGTGAGGAATCCGGAAAATATTGTGTGAAGGAAGGAGGAAGCGATGAATATTACTATAATTCCGTTGAGGACAAGCTTGGAAAAAGCGAAAGGTCGAAGTATGTAAAGTCTGTAAGATCATCAGGAGACTTGGCTAGGAGTGGATCACTTGGTAGCAATTATCATGCTGAGGTAAAAGAAAACGGCATTAATGGAGATGCTCAAAACAATGGAGGGAACATCAGAAGCAGTGAAAGAAAAGACAGTAAGATTTATCCAAAGGACGTCAGAAATAGCATTTCAGGCGGCAAGATTGAGCAGTTGGAAAACAAGATAAAGATGCTTGAAGGAGAGTTAAGAGAAGCGGCTTCAATTGAGGCTGCTTTATATTCCGTAGCTGCTGAGCATGGAAGCTCCATGAGTAAGGTTCATGCCCCAGCTCGACGACTTTCCAGGCTGTACCTTCATGCTTGTAAAGAAAATATTCCTGCAAGAAGGTCTGGCGCAGCTAAAAGTGCTGTTTCAGGATTAGTACTTGTTGCAAAGGCATGTGGAAATGATGTACCAAG GTTGACTTTTTGGTTGTCAAATTCTATTGTTTTGAGAACAATTATAAGCCAAACAAGAAAGGATGGGGCACCATCAAATCCTTCTGGAACTGGTGCAAGAAGGAAGAGTGGAGAAGGGAATGGCAAGATAGTACAACCATTAGTATGGAAGGGGTTCTCTCCTAAGAAAACCGAAAATATTGCAGTGGAATATGGAGGTTTTGTTAACTGGGATGACTCAAACGTGTTCACTTCGGCACTGGAAAAGGTTGAAACTTGGATCTTCTCTCGCATTGTTGAATCTATATGGTGGCAG TCTCTGACTCCACATATGCAGCTTGTTGATGCAAAGATTACTCATAAGGATGTTGGTTCTGCCTCAAGTAAAAGCTTTACGAAGACATTGAGCTCATCAAGCTCACATGATCAAGAGATGGGAGATTTATCACTTGATATTTGGAAGAAGGCTTTTAGAGAAGCTTGTGAAAGAATCTGTCCAGTCCGAGCTGGGGGGCATGAGTGTGGCTGTCTGTCTGTGCTGCCTACATTG ATAATGGAGCAGTGCATAGCCAGATTAGATGTTGCTATGTTCAATGCCATTCTTCGCGAATCTGTTGATGACATTCCATCTGATCCTATATCTGATCCAATTAGTGATCCCAAGGTTCTCCCCATTCCACCTGGTAAATCAAGCTTTGGAACCGGTGCTCAGCTCAAAACTGCG GTTGGTAACTGGTCTAGATGGCTGACTGACCTATTTGATATGGATGATGACGACTCGCTTAAGGATAAAGATAATGATGACATTGATAACAATGATGGAATTGCATCCTTCAAGGCCTTCCATTTTCTTAATGCACTCAGTGATCTCTTGATGCTTCCTAAGGATATGCTGTTAAGTGCATCCATCAGAAACGAG GTTTGCCCAATGTTTGGTGCATCAATAATCAAGAAGATTATAGAAAATTTTGTTCCAGACGAGTTTTGCCCTGATCCAATTCCCACTGATGTGTTTGAAGCTCTGGATTCACAG GATGATGTCGAGGAGTCTGTCAACAACTTTCCATGCATTGCTGCTCCCATTGTATATTCACCTCCACAAGCAACAACGATTGCAAAAATTGTTGGGGAGATTGAAATTGAATCTCAGCACAGTCAGCTGAGAAGAAGCAGATCATCTGTTGTTAGGAAGTCACACACCAGTGATGATGAGCTCGAGGAATTAAACTCCCCATtatcttcaattttatttagCAATTCATCCCAGCCAGTATCAACAAAACCCAACTTAAAGTGGAAAGAAAGCCGCAATGAGTCTGCTACCAGATATGCACTTCTTAGGAATGTTTGGATGAACAGCGAGTGA
- the LOC123891360 gene encoding probable adenylate kinase 7, mitochondrial → MSVIARLRAIAPSLKSLNFNPHRPFGSAAALQYQYDDTEEDEFELSVPRGMLDTEGSSPERGVHWVMIGEPGAKRHVFAEKLSKLLEVPHISMPSLLHQELNPRSSLYQQIASALDHGKIVPEEIIFALLSKRLEDGYYRGETGFILDGIPRTRMQAEILNHIARVDLVVNFKCPQEDLMKKKLGLRKFTSCQEQIFKTSSWTPTKQSQDEHAHKHAEESKMLEDYYRKQKKLLNFEVAGGPGETWQGLLAALHLQHINALSSSQKLTA, encoded by the exons ATGTCCGTGATCGCACGGTTAAGAGCGATTGCACCGTCGCTAAAATCTCTCAATTTCAATCCTCACCGTCCATTTGGATCCGCAGCTGCGTTACAATACCAATACGATGACACCGAAGAAGATGAGTTTGAGCTGAGTGTGCCACGTGGCATGCTTGACACCGAAGGTTCTTCGCCGGAGCGTGGTGTTCATTGGGTTATGATTGGTGAACCTGGAGCTAAGAGACATGTTTTCGCTGAAAAACTCTCGAAGCTTCTAGAAGTTCCTCACATTTCTATGCCTTCACTTCTTCATCAAGAACTTAACCCTCGTTCTTCTCTCTATCAGCAG ATAGCGAGTGCCTTGGATCATGGAAAAATTGTACCTGAAGAAATCATTTTTGCTTTGTTATCGAAGCGACTGGAAGATGGATACTATAGAGGTGAAACCGGAttcattcttgatggaattcctCGAACAAGAATGCAAGCT GAAATTCTCAATCACATTGCTCGTGTTGATCTTGTGGTGAATTTCAAATGCCCGCAAGAGGATttaatgaaaaagaaactaGGACTTCGAAAATTTACTTCGTGCCAAGAACAAATTTTTAAGACCAGTTCTTGGACCCCAACCAAGCAATCACAGGATGAACATGCCCACAAACATGCAGAAGAG TCCAAGATGTTGGAAGATTACTACAGGAAGCAGAAGAAGCTTCTAAACTTCGAAGTAGCAGGTGGTCCGGGAGAAACCTGGCAGGGACTTCTGGCTGCTTTACATCTCCAGCATATTAATGCTCTTAGTTCTTCACAGAAGTTAACTGCCTGA